The Watersipora subatra chromosome 7, tzWatSuba1.1, whole genome shotgun sequence genomic interval TGTGAGCGCAGAGCAGACCACCCTCTGAGCAGACAGTTCATTAGTTATTTTTGATTGGACAAACTCGTTGCTCTTCTTCATGCCTGCTTCATAAGCAAAAGAATACAATTGTAGCAGTCATTATGTGGCTGCTATGCAGGTCGATGTTTGATATCAATATATGCTTTGGTACACGCCGCCAATGTCTTTGGTTCATGCTTCCAATGTTTTTGGTGCGTGCTTTCAATGTATTCGGCATTAGGTCTAGCCTTGAGTATGAAGCTTGATTGACCTGTATACAACTGGCAAAGTATCCTTGAAAAGTGCATGTAGCTTCGTATAAAACTTCAACAAGAAACTATCAAGCCAGCAGACCTGTCTCATGTGGGCTTAAAGCACCAGTGCCCTGAGGGTTTTTAGGTATTTTTGAGTTTCACTAAACATTCCTTTGCTTATTCTAAAAAGTTTGTTAATCAAATAAGTGCATTGCAATGATAGACAATACATTTTTCCTCCATTTGCTGGCCTAAAGAATGTTATGATTTCGTTTCACAAAAAACCAACCAGCAACTGcatgttttataaatataaatgtctCAGTcgatttattataaatattattataaatccATTTACTGTAAATTTTTTGAGTTCCCTCATTCAGTTTCTgataatttataattaaattatgcATCTCTAAAGAGTTACTGCTTCCTTAAGGTTCCCCCTGccagatatttatatattgtttttataagtttattgtaaataaaaccTATGTAGTAAAGCAAGTATAGTGTTCCCCTTTTGGTTTGTTGATTATGTAAAAAAGGTTTGTAGGTACAATTGCAATATATAGGTAGCTTTAATCATAAGAACACCATGATGATCAAGATCTTTAAAAGTCATACACTATTGTAGCTGATCAGGTAGATACTGAACAATTCCACAAATTGGGAATATTATGGAAAATGGAGGCAGATTGataaaaagtttatattatttGCTTTTGTGCTAGGTTATCGATAAAATAACAGGCTTTCTATATCACCGTCTAAATCACATGAAATATTATTGTGCTGTTCCATGTTCCTGATTGTGCTATATCCCtgtattttcttatattttatttgttcaaaatTCGTAGCTGGGTTATATATACTTTTGTGGTTTGTTTGCTACTTGGCCAACCTTCAATTGAAGATTGGTAAGTTAAAAAGGCAGTAAAGGATTAATGTAGGCTTCATTCTCTGATGTTCTAAATAATATCATACAACCTTAATTCAATATCAGAAGGCATGAGCCTAAAATGATAAATAGCTCTTAACTATGTAAACAGCTGAGTTTGACTGTGTAAATGATAAGACGGTCAGTTAGGGTGATTGTAGAATATacttacatttcaaaatatctCGAATAAACTGCAGCTTGAAATATTGGTATTTTATGCAAACATTGTTTAATAAATGCTGCTCACAAGTAAAGGCTTTAGAATACCTAAAACATTTTCTTTATGAGTGAAGGTTTTGAAATGAATTAATGAGTGGGTGTTACAGATAGTCACGGGAGATGAGTGGAATGGAACAGACTTGCAACAGCTTTATATGCTGGTCAGGTATATGAATGACTCGAGATCCTGTGTGGTCAATCCGAACTTGGTAGAACTCGCTCTGGAATTGGCCCGTGAAGCTAACTGCCAGCGTCTAAATTCATCGACATCAATTGGTAATCATACACTTCTATATTTATACGCAATATATTTAGTGTCATGTAATAACCTTATTATAAATCGGGGATGTATAAACTTTCAGAGGTAGTTGTGTGCAATAGAGCAGATGAGCAGATGACCAGATTAAGCCATGCCTGATGCTGTTTTATAGCTTTACCTCATGGCTCACCGGCGTTTCTGTTCTTATGATTCTGATAGTAATCTCATTTAGAGTTTGAAAGTAAAAGTTGCGAGAAGCAATAAATATTGCGTATTCTTGGCACCAAAAGGTTTCATTCACATCAAGTTGTATGAAGAGATGATGCAAGAGATTTCAGGAGATTATGTTTAGTCATGTACTCCTGTGTAATGTCACATCCATTTGTGTTGCTTAGCAACCACTTGGAGACCTTTCCTGTGCTTGCTTTTGCCCAAAGCTTCCGTTGCATTTGTATGTTTTTCTGAAAGACTCACGAGTGAGATACCAAAGGAAAGAGTTTGCTAAAACCTATTACTGTTCTGTAGATCTTTTTTGTATATCCGCTCTATTCAAAGCCTTGATCATATTACTGTCtgcaacattttattgcaattcATTTACACCAAAAACCGACCTACCATAGGTGTGCAAAAATAATAGGAGTCAGTGTTAGAATTGGCTGCTTCTCAACTCACCTAGTATCTTGATTGGCTGTATATTCCAACACAAAACCAACCGattgaatgtttttttatcatacaCTCTTTATAAAGGTTAGTTATAATTGAATtgatacaacatttttatattggCTTTGACCTGTATCGGCCTAAAAGTTGTGTGATATAGGCCCTTGAAAAGTAACAATACAGCCCAGTGAGTCCGGACCAGTTGTTGCGAAAAATGGTCATCGTTAAGGCATATGTCCTGTTTGCAACCTGCATGAGTTAAACACAGAATTGTCATAAAAGCACAACATAATAACAGCAAATTCCAAGGCTGTTTTGTATATTCATTATGCTGAACTTCTCCTTTTGTGTAGCTGGTAGGTCAGGAAGAGACAACTTCTTGTCTTGTATGAATGACCTTGTATACCTTCTACATGTAGCTTGTGTGtatcattttagtttttttgccGGTCCATCTACAGTTTTGAACACAAGAAATGTTTAAATCTTAATTGTAAATTCTTTTAGACAAATTTCTCGAGCGTTTTGTTCTATTTTGGCGTCAACATATTTACAGAATTTATGTTAGATAATAACAGAATTTGAAAGCATGGACCAGCCAGACTGAAGGTATCTTGTAAGCCCTCATGACCACTGCTTGCATCCTGTTCAATCATAAAGCTGATAATTTCGTCGCTCTTTCATTCCCTATTGTCGCTGTTCATGGATTTGCTTTGCATTTTGCAGGTCTTCCTGCCAACATTGGTTAActtaatttttcatttcaacGTTTTGAGTTTTATATGTTAATAAATTTTagcaaatcatattttatggtGATTAATAATACATTGTTGGATGTAGGCTACGGGACTGATGTAGATGGATAGTAATAATTTCAATAATAAGCGCTCTGCAATAACTTTTTTTTTGATAAGTAACTGTCTGCATTAAGTTGATGACTTTTTCCTATCATATTTTCTTCAATGTGCAGAAGATCTAGTTCCGGTGGCTGTGACCGAGGCCATTACCTTCAAGAAACTATTAATCTACATAAAATGGTTTACCACCCAGTAACTTAAACATTCGTTTCACATTCCCCTTACATTCCATTATTTATCACATCATTAAATGTGATTATTCATGCAACatttgcaaaataaataatagtaaTTTGAATATAAATCTTTTTAAAGCCGGTAAATGTCGTTAAGAGCATTTCTATCCATTCTCAAAGGATGCCTTGAAGCTCTCATTGAATACGCTGTGGATGGCAGAGTCCCGACCAATCAGGACATAGTTCGCCATTTAGCTCTCTACTCAGATATCACCAGATGCTGTGTGGAATCCTCTCAAGGTAGCCTCGATTTCATCCCGTAATTGTGTTTTGGGCCCTCATAAGTAGTTTTGCTAATTACTCCTGGCTGTTGAATTATATTCAGTTATTGGTTAATTTCCTTTGGATTAAGCTCAGCTCATGCAATTTCCCAAAATACAAAGCTCCTGCTATGACTTGCGCACGAATGATTTTTATCCCTTAGATATATTACGAGTCATAATAAATCTCCATATGTCCGTATGTGGTTAATTGCCGGTGTTGATAGTGAGACTGTCCAATTGTTCACTCCTTGCTGAGGCTATAGCCGGTTTTTTTATCCATTACAGCTCCTAATATTTGTCGATATGCCAAAAATCGTGCTGACAGCACAATCGGCACGATAGATGCAGATTGTTGGCTGCAAATATTTTCTTACATTCTCTCTGATTACAAAACAAAGGCATAGCTGATTTAACTGTAAATCTCGTGAGCAAGCGTTTCTTGCATAGTTAAACATTGCACAACGACATAGCCTACCCGTTGCTCTCTTAGCCTGTATCTGCTATGTTTATCTTTCTGATGACGCGTTGAATACCTCCCAGCTATACAATGCTATTATTCAGGTTATGGCCGTGTTAATGGGTACACACCCAACTCCCCTCAGATATTTGGCAGCATAACcaactatataatatacactatataaGTGAATTGCCTGCATTTTGTATATCATGTGGCAATTATTTTTGTGACTTCCATAAAATGTTACTCAAACAGGTTAATGTGTTTTCTATGCAAACTGATTgtcttaatttattttgtatCCTTAATGATCATTTTTAGCTATGCTAAGGTAATTGTGAATCTCTTTCACTAGCAAGTATTTCTAGTTTTATCACTCCTTTGGATTTTATACGTGATTTACAGCTGAGTTAACACAGCTATTGTTTCGTGCACTCTACCTGCTcctacactctgtcatcatatcTTCCTTGATGAGCATTGTTCAAATGCCTCACTCGGTATTGCAACACTTCCATTACGCAGCTCCCTCATTATTCTCCTGTTAACATctgaaaaacattattttgtacTAGTTTTTACATGAAAAGCATGAAAAAACCAAGGCCAAATATGCAGCTGTTCGGCACGCCTTGTTATCTGCTGTTTTTCTGCGCAACTTGGCAGCTACTTTCCTCACCCTATGGTCAtcgaacattttttgtttcatgGTATTTGCTTATACTTGTTCCTGTTCAACTGGGTAACCGATGATCTTTTGGCTTGATTGTTTATAGCTGCAAATTGAAAGACTGTATCTAATATAGACATGGCTTGGGGATGGCTCCCTTATGTATAAatacttctttttcaaattccTAATGCAGTCGTGTCACACATAGGTCACATTTTCTATTGAGCTGAATTCATTTTCGCTATTTGTGAACATTGAAGCTGGCTGTGATATACCCTTATTCTGAATTTGCTATTTCTTGTAGATGTCAACATTCCTGTCCTGTTGGCAATCCTTCACCTCAACCATGAAACAAGTACTCAGCTTTTATCCAATCGGAGCAAAtgatttcataaaatttttcataccttttgatttttatttcGTGTTATCCTGATATGATTTCCGTATTCATAAATCTTTTATACAAACCTTTATTTGTGCATTTTCATATAGTGAGTTGAAATAAATATAAAGTTGACAACTGGTATACTCCAATGCGAGCTGCAGATGCAAGCAATAATCTGTTTGAAATTTGGCATTTTCCAAACAAGTGTGTCACTTTGAAGTAAAGGATATTCCATTATTTAGCATGGATATTGTTTACCAAGTGCTCTCATGGCACATAACAACTCGCTACACCTGGCCTCATTTGGAGTGTTGTAGTTAAGGGTCATGTATTCTGGCAGTGGCATTAAGCACTGCCATTTGGTTAACTTGATAATCATTGGTGTCACTCAATGATATTATGACACTTGTATACAAGTCTTCTGCTGTAACATTATAATAGCTCAATCTGCAAAATTGTCTATTCAAGTTCGGAGCATACCTTCTCATACCCCGTGTATTTTGTATCACACATCTTTTTGGTGTTGAAGTGTTATAAGGAATTATGTTTGTTTTGCGTAATACCGTATATCCAGCTTTTTCTGGATGACCCACTGCATGCTTTTTGGCACTATGCGAACTTAGTTACTATTCAGTTTGCCATTATGAATAATGCCGATTCATCTCTAAGCTAGTCTTATAGTTTGGCACTCTGCCATCACTCTAATAAATCTATGAATGAGGTGTGTGTGAGAATTAAGGTTGCTCAGCGATCAGATCACGCTCTGTGCGatgttaaaagtttacttgTGACTGAATCATGATTGGCTTGACCTAAGCAAGATGCAAAATATTTCCTTGTCATTGTAACAGTGTCACCTAAGTGTGCTAACTCAGGTTCCGGCTTTGCAATTTGCCTTTGATCCACCTGTCATGAAGCCTGAGCTGCAGCGTTCTTTCATTAGAGGTAAAGCCTTAGCTTCGTGACAGCTTCACGGCTTGTCACAGTTGATATGAAATCGCTTTGGTCTCAATATTTCTTAGCAAGAAAACTTATTCAACAATTGACACATGATTACTAATCACATAGCTCATAAGTGACACCTGTGCATCTTCATCATCGTTAAAGCTTTGTCGCTAGCAATTCTATGAAGGTGGTATAATAACACGATTATTTTTTCTCAGCGTATAACCTTTAATACATAAAACTTAAAGTGACTGCTATGCTAACTATTCAATGTTTGATTTTAGTTTATGTACTTTCATTAGAGTTATTGAAATAACAATATGttgtgaaatttatttttgGACTGGTTCTAATTCACCCACTGACCTCTACCTGCAAGAAAGCGTGATAGACCTGCATATCAAGCTCGAGTCAACAACATAATAACAATGATCCTGTTCACCAACTTTTTCTAAATAGACTGCAAACATGTGTGTGCTCTTAATTCCAAATTGTTTGCAAACATTGCTTTTGTGCCCGTTGAATTGTAGCTTGAAAGTTTTTCAAATGCGCTTTGATTAATACCTTCCTGCAAACAAAGTCATTGTAACATGTTATAAAGCTTAATGTTTAGCAaggtattttatttttcaaactaGAGTTTCTTACCACAGCAAATTCTAAAGGTGGTAAGATAACCCACATTGGGTTCCGTGCCAGCCTGATTAGTTGGATTAAAAGCTTATTAAATTTAGTTTGTACTTCAAAGTACAATCTGGCCATATTTTATACGTCTTTGACAGGATGTAAACAATTTATTAGCCACCACCAATCTAAATACTATTCgattttaaaattaagattACTTAAAATATTTCAGCAGATATAAAAACTAATGGCGAGGTTAACCAATTTGGCCTGTGATGTGGCCAGAAAAACTGAAGTGAAGAGAAATATAGCGTTATAATGACAGATAACAACAGGTGGCATTCTCAGCAACTCATCATCTGTCATGGCTAAGATTTTGCTGAGAATTTATAGGTGTCAGATTTGTATCATGCAATTGCACCACATTTGGCGGAACAATTGGGTGGctttggagttgtcataccaAATGTAAGAATTGAGAAATGAAATAATAATCTTTTGACGCGCAGGTAACTGACTTTATTCATACAAAAATAACATTTcatcaaacaaaataaataacaattaaCTGTACAAAAAGGAATATGACTCGTACGGGTAATATAGCTCGGGAAGCAACAATAAAATGAGGTAACCAAAATATGTGCTTCAAGATatctattataataaatattgttgtacagcagttttgataaaatttagcATAGTAGCAATATGGAAAAAGCTGTTAAGCAAGGTGTTTTATCCAAACTTGCAAAATATTGACTTGATGCAAGTAGCTAGATATTAGCGGATGGAATAATGTCCGGATAAAATTAAAGTGATTGCATACAGTAAGAGTCTGACCTATGTCATGACAAGTCAAGGCATGATGACACTCGTTTATATGATGCTGAAATGTCTGTGTCAGTGTTATTAGTTCCTGTTGTTGTAACATAGCGTATGCATCCATCGATTCTGTGGTCGAACTACAAAGTAAatatcaaaatatgtaaaacggCAATAAGATGATTCCGGCTCACTATATCCCTCAGCAGGCATTCGAATAAGCATCTCCCCACTATGTCTATTTATATGGAAAACTCCAATCGGAAGTCTGAAACCCAATTAATGCTATCAGGTCAATGGTGATAAGCGTAACACAATAAAGCTACATTGTGCTTTACAAAGTTGCTTCAATTCGACAGGAAGCTTTCTCAATGCTTATTTGAACAGATCATTGGCCTATTGTATAGAGGGCAACGCTtttcattgaaaataaaatcatacGGTCTACAAATCTATAATTGTCCAAACAAATGCTATTAGAGGTTTGCCCAACTTTCCTGTACATCTTGGAGCTATGGAATGATACAAGCCTATCTATCGTTACAagacaaatatataaattaagaGTGTCTCGCCAATTTGTTTCAGTTCAATACACGCAACCTCAATGAAATTGCTAACTCTAAGCTAATAAGACAGTACCACTGCAAAACACAATTATCAGCTTAAAAAATAAGGAAAATTACCTCTGGTGGCTGGTAACTAGACTCGGCTGTAGCGTTTGGCGGTTTCCCAAAGAAAAACTGTTCTACGTGCCAGCAGCGGAAAGTTGATCTcgttgtatataaaaatgtttgctcatCTCGATGGTCGATTGAGAATGACACTCTAGTTGGCCTCACCAATATCACTAACTACAAAAGAAGCAATCATAAATTTTACCACGCTAAATATTTGAGCAAGAGCTCGTTAAATACAGTTCTAACATATTGTGTAACATTTTATATCTCCAACAAACTCCAGATAACTCCTTTTAGAATGTGATCCTGAATTGACTAACAGCTTGCGCTACCTATCTGAGTTTGCATTTGGCAAATAAGAATTTGATTTATAGAAATTGAGCAACACTGATCACTGCGGGGTGCAATAAGAGGAATTGTTGACATTTGATCATATTTATTTTCTTGATAAAACTTGCTGAGTTCTAGAAATACTATTTAGCTGCTAATGATGATAAGAATTTCATTTATAGAAAATTGTGGGCAATCATGTTACTAGGCTTACCGTGTGGAAGTTGTTATCTGATACATTTATGCTGTCGTGAGCAATATCTCTAACGTACATCCAACGGCATTGGCCAACAACACGTAGACGAATTTGGCTGTCTTCTATATATGCTGTTAACATGTGCCGATAATGATGACTTTGTGCGTGAAATATAATTCCGGCTGTAGACGTTGTCC includes:
- the LOC137400046 gene encoding uncharacterized protein isoform X2 — protein: MKNLDITTGFLCLCSLIQFTVSNHLKDQHIDITQASGVALEGDAQSQVNITGIKFPLNSFAEGDKLTLQFRTTSTAGIIFHAQSHHYRHMLTAYIEDSQIRLRVVGQCRWMYVRDIAHDSINVSDNNFHTLVILVRPTRVSFSIDHRDEQTFLYTTRSTFRCWHVEQFFFGKPPNATAESSYQPPEFDHRIDGCIRYVTTTGTNNTDTDISASYKRVSSCLDLS
- the LOC137400046 gene encoding uncharacterized protein isoform X1, producing the protein MKNLDITTGFLCLCSLIQFTVSNHLKVRHVCEDQHIDITQASGVALEGDAQSQVNITGIKFPLNSFAEGDKLTLQFRTTSTAGIIFHAQSHHYRHMLTAYIEDSQIRLRVVGQCRWMYVRDIAHDSINVSDNNFHTLVILVRPTRVSFSIDHRDEQTFLYTTRSTFRCWHVEQFFFGKPPNATAESSYQPPEFDHRIDGCIRYVTTTGTNNTDTDISASYKRVSSCLDLS